In a genomic window of Maricaulis maris MCS10:
- a CDS encoding M28 family metallopeptidase: MKHTGFPAALIGLTIAACTPASENGTDATSAPTEDSTASHTESTTSVDINEADLRHRISILADDSFEGRAPATPGGIAASQWIADEMARIGLEPGFEGSYFQPVSLLAVTLDAEQSSFDVAFEGEPLGLSMGEDVVYWSKLNSADIAINDSELVFVGYGVVAPEYGWDDYAGLDVEGRTVVMLVNDPGYANPDSGLFNGNAMTYYGRWTYKYEEAARQGAAGVILIHQTAPASYGWNVVSGSWSGTQLDLAREPGQGTFADIESWITEDRARQMFDLAGLDFDTLTAAAAQPGFEAVPMTGLTATGALVNSASTMDSRNVVGIVPGTTRPDEYVLYTAHWDHIGIRDVPEGEDGIYNGAVDNATGTAAILEIGEAFAANPPERSVMILAVTAEESGLLGSAYYGENPIVPYSQTVGGINIDAILPSGRSRDVVVVGHGASELEDVLTAAAAEQDRYIVADPTPEAGYFYRSDHISLAKQGVPMLYADGGFDLREGGSEAGMAAGEDYRDNRYHGPADEYSADWDMSGMVEDTTLFFNVGSRLANSDDWPNWYEGNEFRALRDAQMGE, encoded by the coding sequence ATGAAACATACCGGATTTCCTGCAGCGCTGATCGGACTGACGATTGCCGCTTGTACGCCGGCCAGTGAAAACGGCACCGACGCGACCAGCGCGCCGACCGAGGACAGCACTGCCAGCCATACCGAAAGCACGACCAGCGTCGATATCAACGAGGCCGATCTGCGCCATCGTATCTCGATACTGGCCGATGACAGTTTTGAAGGACGCGCCCCGGCGACACCCGGCGGCATAGCCGCCAGCCAGTGGATTGCCGACGAAATGGCCAGGATCGGCCTGGAGCCGGGTTTTGAGGGCAGCTATTTCCAGCCGGTCTCCCTGCTCGCCGTGACCCTGGACGCCGAACAATCCAGCTTTGACGTCGCCTTCGAGGGCGAGCCGCTCGGCCTGAGCATGGGCGAGGACGTGGTTTACTGGTCCAAGCTGAACTCGGCCGATATCGCCATCAATGACAGTGAGCTGGTCTTCGTCGGCTATGGCGTTGTGGCACCGGAATATGGCTGGGACGACTATGCCGGCCTCGATGTCGAGGGCCGCACCGTCGTCATGCTGGTCAATGATCCCGGCTATGCCAATCCCGATAGCGGCCTCTTCAACGGCAATGCCATGACCTATTATGGCCGCTGGACCTACAAGTATGAAGAAGCGGCCCGTCAGGGCGCAGCCGGTGTCATCCTCATCCACCAGACGGCGCCCGCATCCTATGGCTGGAACGTGGTCTCCGGGTCCTGGTCCGGCACCCAGCTCGATCTGGCGCGCGAGCCGGGTCAGGGCACGTTCGCGGACATCGAAAGCTGGATCACCGAAGACCGGGCCCGCCAGATGTTCGACCTCGCCGGGCTCGACTTCGACACGCTGACCGCAGCGGCCGCCCAGCCGGGCTTTGAAGCCGTGCCGATGACCGGCCTCACCGCCACCGGCGCACTGGTCAATTCGGCCAGCACAATGGACTCCCGCAATGTCGTCGGCATCGTGCCGGGCACCACGCGCCCGGACGAGTACGTGCTCTACACCGCGCATTGGGACCATATCGGCATCCGCGACGTGCCCGAAGGCGAGGACGGGATCTATAACGGCGCCGTCGACAATGCGACCGGCACCGCGGCCATTCTCGAAATCGGTGAAGCTTTCGCGGCCAATCCGCCCGAGCGCTCGGTCATGATCCTGGCTGTCACCGCCGAGGAGTCCGGCCTTCTGGGTTCGGCCTATTATGGTGAAAACCCGATCGTGCCCTATAGCCAGACCGTAGGCGGCATCAATATCGACGCCATCCTGCCGTCCGGTCGGTCGCGCGATGTCGTCGTGGTCGGTCACGGCGCGTCCGAGCTGGAGGACGTGCTGACCGCGGCCGCCGCCGAACAGGATCGCTACATCGTCGCCGATCCGACGCCGGAAGCGGGCTATTTCTATCGTTCGGACCATATCTCGCTCGCCAAGCAGGGCGTGCCGATGCTCTATGCCGATGGCGGGTTCGACCTGCGTGAGGGTGGCAGCGAAGCCGGTATGGCAGCCGGCGAGGACTACCGTGACAATCGCTATCACGGCCCGGCTGATGAATACTCAGCCGACTGGGACATGTCAGGCATGGTCGAGGACACGACGCTGTTCTTCAATGTCGGCTCGCGTCTGGCCAATTCGGATGACTGGCCGAACTGGTATGAAGGCAATGAGTTCCGCGCCCTGCGCGACGCGCAGATGGGCGAGTAG
- a CDS encoding spinster family MFS transporter, translating into MLLLFLVYAFNFLDRQIISILAIPIKEDLGLSDEQLGLLGGIAFAVLYSTLGVPIAWFADRMSRTWIMTAALTVWSGFTALSGFAQNFTHLFLARVGVGIGEAGGVAPAYTIIADYHPPAERSRALAIYSLGIPVGSAFGVIAGSQIAGGGISDALDWRSAFFIVGIAGIVLAPIFKLVVREPKRGQFDSVPTKKAEAKQEVGVYTDQKARILSMAGAVIFALPSLLSIFNITVFGATSQQSILLLLAAAGVGAVSGWMAGQWVARTTSPFMLMVGLAVLMPLSALVAWFVPAFGGAGLSTAAVGWMIGHVIVGALMGAFFAAFRDFMSLALEKPSFWLMIMGASASSMMGYGVFFWLPSFFSRSFQLGLVETGWLFGGVLFVAGSLGIFLGGVMGDVMGKAKRSAFATVPAIAFLLSAPLYWAGIMAPSPMMAVIILFIPTALGLAWLGPVLSAFQHLMPPHMRTSASSVFLLINNLLGIGGGVYVLGRVSTVLQPTFGDGSLRISIVIGASLYLVAAFFMFWASRYLARDWEGDGEAVPVPQAEPPTEAEPS; encoded by the coding sequence ATGCTGCTCCTGTTTCTGGTCTACGCCTTCAACTTCCTGGATCGCCAGATCATTTCCATCCTCGCTATTCCGATCAAGGAAGATCTCGGCCTGAGCGATGAGCAGCTCGGCCTGCTCGGCGGTATCGCCTTTGCGGTTCTCTACTCGACGCTGGGCGTTCCGATCGCCTGGTTCGCTGACCGTATGAGCCGGACCTGGATCATGACCGCCGCGCTGACGGTGTGGAGTGGATTCACCGCGCTGTCAGGCTTCGCCCAGAACTTCACCCATCTCTTCCTGGCCCGGGTCGGTGTCGGCATTGGTGAAGCAGGTGGTGTCGCCCCGGCTTACACCATCATTGCGGACTATCATCCGCCCGCTGAACGCTCGCGTGCCTTGGCCATATACTCGCTGGGTATTCCGGTCGGCAGCGCCTTTGGCGTGATCGCCGGTTCGCAGATTGCCGGCGGCGGGATTTCCGACGCGCTGGACTGGCGCTCGGCCTTCTTCATTGTCGGTATCGCCGGCATCGTTCTGGCGCCGATCTTCAAGCTGGTGGTTCGCGAACCCAAGCGTGGCCAGTTTGACAGCGTGCCGACCAAGAAGGCAGAGGCGAAGCAGGAAGTCGGCGTCTACACCGACCAGAAGGCTCGCATCCTCTCAATGGCCGGTGCGGTGATATTCGCTCTGCCGAGCCTGCTTTCCATCTTCAACATCACTGTGTTCGGCGCGACGTCGCAGCAGTCGATTCTGCTTCTTTTGGCGGCAGCCGGTGTCGGCGCCGTGTCTGGCTGGATGGCCGGTCAGTGGGTCGCCCGGACGACCAGCCCGTTCATGCTGATGGTCGGTCTGGCAGTGTTGATGCCGCTCTCCGCTCTCGTTGCCTGGTTCGTTCCCGCCTTCGGAGGCGCCGGTCTGTCGACCGCTGCGGTTGGCTGGATGATCGGTCACGTTATCGTCGGAGCACTTATGGGTGCTTTCTTCGCCGCCTTCCGGGACTTCATGTCGCTGGCGCTGGAGAAACCCAGCTTCTGGCTGATGATCATGGGGGCCTCGGCCTCCTCGATGATGGGTTATGGCGTCTTCTTCTGGCTGCCATCCTTCTTCTCGCGCAGTTTCCAGCTCGGCCTGGTCGAGACCGGCTGGCTGTTTGGCGGCGTGCTGTTTGTGGCCGGTAGCCTGGGTATCTTCCTCGGCGGCGTGATGGGCGATGTGATGGGCAAGGCCAAACGGTCCGCCTTTGCGACCGTGCCCGCGATCGCCTTCCTGCTCAGCGCGCCGCTCTACTGGGCCGGGATCATGGCACCGTCGCCGATGATGGCGGTGATCATCCTGTTCATCCCGACCGCGCTCGGCCTGGCCTGGCTGGGACCGGTCCTGTCCGCCTTCCAGCACCTGATGCCGCCACACATGCGCACCAGTGCCTCCTCGGTCTTCCTGCTGATCAACAACCTGCTTGGCATTGGTGGCGGGGTCTATGTGCTCGGTCGTGTGTCGACCGTGCTGCAGCCCACCTTTGGTGATGGCTCGCTGCGGATCTCGATCGTGATCGGCGCCAGCCTCTATCTCGTCGCGGCCTTCTTCATGTTCTGGGCGTCGCGCTATCTGGCACGCGATTGGGAAGGCGATGGCGAGGCCGTGCCTGTCCCGCAAGCCGAACCGCCGACGGAGGCTGAACCGTCCTGA